One window of Saprospiraceae bacterium genomic DNA carries:
- a CDS encoding ABC transporter ATP-binding protein, whose product MTAIEAIGISKSYRFKREEVNALRDINLQISKAELFGLIGPDGSGKSSLIRILNTLLLADKGTGYVDGLNIVDDFEKIRKRIGYMPGRFSLYQDLTVEENLQFFASVFNTTISENYSLIKSIYQQIEPFKHRRAGQLSGGMKQKLALSCALIHRPSVLFLDEPTTGVDAVSRKEFWDMLKELQTNEITILVSTPYMDEAALCDRVALILDGSLFKVDKPANIVDDFDQKLFGVRTKDMYRLIQDLKSWPFVYSCYAFGDSCHVVFKNLTDEIASCKTYLISKQHELIEIFQIKAGIEDCFMYLMKKSA is encoded by the coding sequence ATGACTGCAATTGAAGCGATTGGCATTTCAAAATCATACCGGTTTAAAAGGGAGGAGGTTAATGCACTTCGAGATATTAATTTGCAAATTTCAAAAGCTGAATTATTTGGCTTGATTGGGCCTGATGGATCAGGAAAATCAAGTCTGATTCGTATTTTAAATACCTTGCTCTTGGCTGATAAAGGGACGGGTTATGTTGATGGCTTAAATATAGTAGACGATTTTGAAAAAATTCGAAAACGAATTGGGTATATGCCGGGTCGGTTTTCATTATATCAGGATTTAACAGTAGAAGAAAATTTACAATTTTTTGCTTCGGTGTTTAATACCACCATTAGCGAAAATTATTCTTTAATAAAATCAATTTACCAACAGATTGAACCTTTTAAACACCGCAGAGCCGGCCAGCTTTCTGGTGGCATGAAACAAAAACTGGCTTTGTCTTGTGCGCTGATTCATAGGCCTTCAGTTTTATTTCTTGATGAGCCTACTACAGGCGTTGATGCTGTTTCGAGAAAGGAATTTTGGGACATGCTTAAAGAATTACAAACTAACGAGATTACTATATTGGTTTCGACGCCCTACATGGATGAAGCTGCTTTATGCGATCGGGTTGCATTGATTTTAGATGGAAGCTTATTTAAGGTTGATAAGCCTGCAAACATTGTAGATGATTTTGATCAAAAATTATTTGGTGTTCGGACAAAGGATATGTATCGTCTAATTCAAGACTTAAAATCTTGGCCATTCGTTTATTCTTGCTATGCTTTTGGAGATAGTTGTCATGTAGTTTTTAAAAATCTAACAGATGAAATAGCTTCTTGTAAGACCTATCTGATTTCAAAGCAGCACGAACTCATTGAAATATTTCAAATAAAGGCAGGAATTGAAGATTGTTTTATGTATTTAATGAAAAAGAGTGCCTGA
- a CDS encoding efflux RND transporter periplasmic adaptor subunit, with translation MKQYGTKFSIILLVSLLQACNHNGMQRDASGVFESDEIIVSSEVIGKVIEFKVEEGSELQKDSVVGKIDPIQYELQSEQIASSIKAMDNKTLSAVPQVQILQSQMESQEEQIKVLQLQLKNALYEKIRLEKLVKADAAPGKQLDDLTSQIAILEQQIKTAQSQVSLIKQQIRSQKDLVQIQNRAITSEKEPLEKRKAMADDYLKKALIRNPIKGTLLTKYIHEGEVVTIGKAIYKLANLDELYLRAYITGSQLTQIKLNQEVKVYVDDAASAIKEFPGIVSYISDKAEFTPKTIQTKDERANLVYAVKIRVKNDGYLKLGMYGEVKFN, from the coding sequence ATGAAGCAGTACGGTACTAAATTCTCAATAATTCTTCTGGTCAGCTTGTTGCAAGCTTGCAATCATAATGGTATGCAAAGAGATGCCTCCGGAGTATTTGAATCAGATGAAATTATTGTATCATCTGAAGTGATCGGCAAAGTCATTGAATTTAAAGTTGAAGAAGGTTCTGAATTGCAAAAGGATTCTGTGGTTGGAAAAATTGACCCGATTCAATATGAATTGCAAAGTGAGCAAATTGCTTCATCTATTAAAGCAATGGATAATAAAACCTTATCCGCTGTTCCTCAGGTGCAAATTTTGCAATCTCAAATGGAATCGCAAGAAGAACAAATAAAAGTATTGCAATTGCAATTGAAAAATGCTTTGTATGAAAAAATCAGACTAGAAAAACTCGTTAAGGCAGATGCAGCACCTGGAAAGCAATTGGATGATTTAACTTCGCAAATTGCTATATTGGAACAACAGATTAAAACCGCTCAGAGTCAAGTTTCATTAATTAAACAGCAAATTCGATCACAGAAAGACTTGGTTCAGATTCAAAATCGTGCAATAACCAGTGAGAAGGAACCACTTGAAAAAAGGAAGGCAATGGCAGATGACTATTTGAAAAAAGCGCTAATTAGAAATCCAATCAAAGGTACGCTATTGACTAAGTATATTCATGAGGGAGAAGTTGTCACCATTGGAAAAGCAATATATAAACTGGCAAATCTCGATGAACTTTATTTAAGAGCATATATCACGGGAAGTCAATTGACTCAAATAAAATTAAATCAAGAGGTTAAAGTATATGTTGACGATGCGGCTTCTGCTATTAAAGAATTTCCTGGAATAGTAAGTTATATCAGTGACAAAGCTGAATTTACACCAAAAACCATTCAAACCAAGGATGAAAGGGCCAATTTGGTATATGCTGTTAAAATTCGTGTTAAAAATGATGGATACCTCAAATTAGGTATGTATGGTGAAGTGAAATTTAATTAA
- a CDS encoding ABC transporter permease, with amino-acid sequence MRTIKFIIQKEFSQFFREKTNIRMLLVMPVIQLILLPLAANYEVRNIQLCVVDHDHSTYVREMIQKVTASGYFKLNSYVDSYNEGLERMEHDNVDIILEIPSGFEKILIRENEAILSASVNAVNGQRASLGAQYLLAILRDFNREIRLNWIQFPKFNPVPIIKIEHSYWYNPMMNYKHFMVPGILVILLTMVGANMSALNLVREKELGTIEQINVSPIKKYHFIIGKLIPFWIMGQVVLTLGLLVARLIYGIVPVGNVGSIYLFSSAYLLCILGLGLLISTYANTQQQAMLISFFVMMVFILLSGLYTSIDSMPLWAQWITKINPIAYFVQVMRLVIMKGSGLKDILPHIIAILGMATVIIPWAVWNYRKRS; translated from the coding sequence ATGCGAACCATAAAGTTCATCATACAAAAGGAATTCAGTCAGTTTTTTCGTGAAAAAACCAACATCAGAATGTTGTTGGTGATGCCTGTGATCCAATTGATACTGTTACCATTGGCAGCGAATTATGAAGTTAGAAATATACAACTGTGTGTAGTTGATCACGATCATTCAACGTACGTTCGCGAAATGATTCAAAAAGTTACTGCATCCGGATATTTTAAATTAAATTCTTATGTTGATTCCTATAATGAAGGATTGGAACGAATGGAACATGATAATGTAGATATTATATTAGAAATTCCTTCTGGATTTGAAAAGATACTGATACGGGAAAATGAAGCAATTCTTTCAGCATCAGTAAATGCAGTCAATGGACAACGGGCTAGTTTGGGAGCACAATATTTGTTGGCTATCCTTCGCGATTTTAATCGTGAAATTAGATTGAACTGGATTCAATTTCCTAAATTTAATCCAGTTCCTATTATAAAAATTGAACATTCATATTGGTATAATCCAATGATGAATTATAAGCATTTTATGGTTCCTGGAATTTTGGTTATTCTGCTGACAATGGTTGGTGCAAATATGTCTGCTTTAAATCTTGTTCGTGAAAAAGAACTGGGAACGATCGAGCAAATAAATGTTTCACCCATAAAGAAGTACCATTTTATTATTGGGAAGTTAATTCCTTTTTGGATTATGGGACAAGTGGTATTGACCCTTGGTTTATTAGTAGCGCGATTAATTTATGGCATTGTGCCGGTTGGTAACGTGGGATCAATTTATTTGTTTTCTTCTGCTTATTTACTTTGCATTTTAGGTTTGGGGCTTTTGATCTCTACCTATGCAAACACTCAACAACAGGCAATGTTGATTTCATTTTTTGTAATGATGGTATTTATATTATTGAGCGGTCTTTATACCTCAATTGACAGCATGCCTCTTTGGGCTCAATGGATAACTAAAATTAATCCCATTGCATATTTCGTACAAGTCATGCGACTGGTCATCATGAAGGGTAGTGGATTAAAAGATATTTTACCCCATATAATAGCTATACTTGGGATGGCAACCGTTATAATACCTTGGGCTGTATGGAACTATCGAAAAAGAAGTTGA
- a CDS encoding SRPBCC family protein, with the protein MNYIFGFTKFLFIIVVVYLFSAFFAKSNFKVERTRVVQASQKLVYNQIGILKNWENWSAWQEKDQSIQFTFEGKDAENGAVMHWKGDPEKSGAGLIEIVQADPPYSMVYKLKGKLPFELNSKGSFILSAENSKRTTVLWTDHGQIPFY; encoded by the coding sequence ATGAATTATATATTTGGATTTACAAAATTTCTTTTCATTATAGTAGTCGTTTATTTGTTCAGTGCGTTTTTTGCTAAATCAAATTTCAAAGTAGAGCGAACCAGAGTTGTTCAAGCCTCGCAAAAATTGGTGTACAATCAAATAGGCATACTTAAAAATTGGGAGAATTGGTCAGCTTGGCAAGAGAAAGATCAGTCGATTCAATTTACATTTGAAGGAAAGGATGCTGAAAATGGTGCCGTTATGCATTGGAAAGGGGACCCAGAAAAATCAGGAGCAGGTTTAATAGAGATCGTCCAGGCAGATCCACCTTATTCAATGGTCTATAAATTGAAAGGAAAGCTTCCTTTTGAATTAAATTCAAAAGGATCCTTCATACTTTCTGCTGAAAATTCTAAACGAACTACCGTGCTTTGGACTGATCACGGACAAATTCCTTTTTATTAA
- a CDS encoding glycosyltransferase family 39 protein, giving the protein MEIKSKIILLIVACLAFGLFSNLYTLELRAEEPRRAATAIEMYLTKDYVVPHLNSYNYYNKPPLFSWVLSFFFTLFGSFDEWVVRLPSLLSFVLTALVHFLISKKHIGFEAALLSSLFFLSSADLLFYGSLNSGEIDLFYCLVSYIQVISLFSYFHKNNSWLLILSYLAASVGFLTKGFPAIAYQGFGLLALCIQTKKWENLVKPVHFIAICCFTIPVFTYYYLYYLREGTTVFSYIIRLFEESSQRTGFGSRLHKISINLVNFPIKLVRFLFPWSLLFLLVWKRSMWINLFSNSFLKFACLFLACNMPLYWLSGETKSRYLYLFYILILSVLAYHYLNHPERSKFRKSFEISGFIILGCMTVAPLFLNFIPNLNAIPHLFLKTILAICGFASILYGYSLTNAFKIYYLILSMAFFRIALNVFYLPAIPQIESRLFRPTISEILQITKSEPIHLYGKSNKIHTNLFLGKLELTNSKLETAPLLPYQIPYYITKANKHIMQFDSVLKDQTFYIGHKYDFRDQPIQIYFRFYDFWLKDSLYLAKLNKPN; this is encoded by the coding sequence ATGGAAATTAAAAGTAAAATAATCTTATTAATTGTAGCCTGTTTGGCCTTTGGGTTGTTCTCAAATCTTTACACCCTCGAGCTTCGTGCTGAAGAACCAAGGCGTGCGGCTACCGCTATTGAGATGTATCTGACCAAAGACTATGTGGTCCCTCATTTGAACTCCTATAATTATTACAATAAACCCCCTTTATTCAGTTGGGTACTTAGCTTTTTTTTTACTCTATTTGGTTCATTTGATGAATGGGTGGTTCGATTACCTTCCCTATTATCATTTGTATTAACGGCATTGGTGCATTTTTTAATAAGTAAAAAACATATTGGATTTGAAGCAGCCTTGTTATCTTCTTTATTTTTTTTAAGCTCTGCAGATTTATTATTTTATGGTAGTTTAAATTCAGGTGAAATTGATTTATTTTATTGCCTGGTAAGTTATATTCAGGTCATTTCGCTTTTTAGTTATTTTCACAAAAATAATTCCTGGTTATTAATACTATCCTACTTAGCAGCATCTGTAGGGTTTTTAACAAAAGGATTTCCAGCAATTGCTTATCAAGGATTTGGACTATTGGCACTTTGTATACAAACCAAGAAATGGGAAAATCTGGTAAAACCGGTTCATTTCATTGCAATTTGTTGTTTTACAATTCCTGTTTTCACTTATTATTACTTGTATTATCTAAGGGAAGGCACAACTGTTTTTTCTTATATCATTCGCTTGTTTGAAGAAAGTTCGCAACGAACTGGTTTTGGAAGTCGGCTTCACAAAATCAGTATTAACCTGGTTAATTTTCCAATTAAACTGGTTCGCTTTTTATTTCCTTGGTCCTTGTTATTTCTATTGGTATGGAAGCGAAGTATGTGGATCAACTTATTTTCGAACTCTTTTTTAAAATTTGCATGTCTATTTCTAGCATGCAATATGCCCTTATATTGGCTCAGCGGAGAAACGAAAAGCCGTTATCTCTATTTATTCTACATATTAATCTTAAGCGTTCTGGCGTATCATTATTTGAATCATCCCGAACGCTCAAAATTCCGGAAATCGTTTGAAATCTCAGGATTCATAATACTCGGATGTATGACGGTGGCGCCTTTGTTTTTAAATTTTATTCCAAACCTAAATGCCATTCCCCATTTATTTTTAAAGACTATTCTCGCTATATGTGGCTTTGCAAGTATTTTATATGGCTATTCTCTAACAAATGCATTTAAAATCTATTATTTAATTTTGTCAATGGCCTTCTTCCGGATTGCTTTAAATGTATTTTATCTACCAGCAATACCTCAAATTGAGTCCAGATTATTTCGACCTACAATTTCTGAAATATTACAAATTACAAAGTCAGAACCTATCCACCTTTATGGTAAATCAAACAAAATTCATACAAATTTATTTTTGGGGAAATTAGAACTCACAAATTCCAAACTTGAAACAGCACCTTTATTGCCTTATCAAATACCCTATTATATTACAAAGGCCAATAAGCATATTATGCAATTTGATTCAGTATTAAAAGATCAAACCTTTTACATAGGTCATAAATATGATTTCAGAGATCAGCCTATTCAAATTTATTTTCGATTTTATGACTTTTGGTTAAAAGACAGCTTGTATCTAGCAAAGCTGAACAAGCCCAATTGA
- a CDS encoding acyl-CoA dehydrogenase family protein, with translation MSALLLNGGEFLIKDTDFNLNFIPEDLNEDQEMIRQSVRSFVNQEVLARGNDINEQVSLLQEAASLGLLGSHIPEHYGGNPLDTFSNTLISEELGRGEASFNTTLAAHTGIGMLPIFYFGSEALKLKYLPGMCNGSIKAAYCLTEPGSGSDALAAKTQAVLTDDKSAYLITGQKIWITNAGFADVFIVFAQVDGNKFTGFVVDSHLSGISLGAEEHKLGIKGSSTRQVYFDKVIVPVSNILGEIGKGHLIAFNVLNIGRYKLGTICMGGTKRLLEMAIRYANERQQFDHPISSYGAIQFTMAESAIRIFTLESTVYRVADLMEDRKIVSTQSGKDAATAMLTSAEEYAVECAIIKISGSEMIDYVVDALIQIHGGYGYSEEYAPARIYRDTRINRIYEGTNEINRMLIINMILRRTLKGQLDLVGPAWEVQKELTSLPSTNLSDEDYALEIRSIKDFRKMVLMVAGAAVKYQMDGKHDLKTQQEILINVADMIIDLYLVESIVLRIQKLKGKYPEKLTDLHESAMKVFFWDAQSRLVKNGQDALASFASGDELRIMLLGIKRFSRYEPVNVKAHRRRIAEALIEKKSYCF, from the coding sequence ATGAGTGCGTTGCTATTAAATGGAGGTGAATTTTTAATTAAGGATACTGATTTTAATTTGAATTTTATTCCTGAAGATCTCAATGAAGATCAGGAAATGATTCGTCAATCTGTACGAAGTTTTGTTAATCAGGAAGTTTTAGCAAGAGGGAATGACATCAACGAACAAGTTTCGCTCTTACAGGAAGCAGCATCATTAGGTCTATTAGGATCACATATACCAGAACATTATGGTGGGAATCCTCTCGATACATTTAGTAATACCCTCATTTCCGAAGAATTGGGTAGAGGAGAAGCTTCATTCAATACAACCCTAGCGGCTCATACAGGGATTGGTATGCTCCCAATTTTTTATTTCGGTTCGGAAGCACTTAAATTGAAGTATTTGCCAGGCATGTGTAACGGATCTATTAAAGCTGCTTATTGTTTGACAGAACCGGGATCAGGTTCCGATGCGCTCGCTGCTAAAACTCAAGCCGTTTTAACGGATGATAAAAGTGCTTATTTAATTACAGGTCAAAAAATCTGGATTACAAATGCTGGCTTTGCAGATGTGTTCATCGTTTTTGCACAAGTCGATGGAAATAAATTTACAGGATTCGTTGTAGACAGCCACTTGTCAGGGATTAGTCTTGGTGCAGAAGAGCATAAACTGGGAATTAAAGGTTCTTCGACACGACAAGTCTATTTTGATAAAGTAATTGTTCCGGTTTCTAACATCCTTGGAGAAATAGGAAAAGGTCATTTAATTGCTTTTAATGTATTGAATATTGGTCGTTATAAATTGGGTACTATTTGTATGGGTGGCACCAAACGCTTGTTAGAAATGGCAATTCGGTATGCAAATGAACGGCAACAGTTTGATCACCCAATTTCCAGTTACGGAGCCATTCAGTTTACAATGGCGGAATCAGCCATCCGCATCTTTACATTGGAGTCAACCGTATATCGGGTAGCAGATCTAATGGAAGATCGAAAAATAGTTTCAACTCAATCAGGCAAAGATGCCGCAACAGCTATGTTAACTTCTGCTGAAGAATATGCAGTTGAATGTGCTATCATTAAAATCAGCGGCTCCGAAATGATAGATTATGTTGTTGATGCATTAATACAAATCCATGGAGGGTATGGGTATAGTGAAGAATATGCACCAGCAAGAATCTATAGGGATACCCGGATAAATCGAATTTATGAAGGTACCAATGAAATTAATCGAATGTTGATTATCAACATGATTTTACGTCGAACCCTAAAAGGTCAATTGGACCTGGTGGGACCTGCCTGGGAAGTACAAAAAGAATTGACAAGCCTGCCTTCTACGAATCTTTCTGATGAAGACTATGCTTTGGAGATCAGAAGTATTAAGGATTTTCGTAAAATGGTGCTAATGGTTGCCGGGGCTGCAGTTAAGTATCAAATGGATGGAAAACATGATCTTAAAACGCAACAGGAAATTTTGATCAATGTCGCAGATATGATCATCGATTTATATCTGGTTGAATCGATTGTCCTAAGGATTCAAAAACTAAAAGGGAAATACCCTGAGAAGTTGACAGATTTGCATGAATCTGCTATGAAGGTTTTTTTCTGGGATGCACAATCAAGACTTGTAAAAAATGGACAGGATGCCTTAGCTTCATTTGCAAGTGGTGATGAACTTCGAATCATGTTACTTGGAATAAAACGTTTTTCTAGATACGAACCGGTCAATGTTAAAGCACATCGACGTAGAATTGCAGAGGCACTCATAGAGAAAAAATCGTATTGTTTTTAA
- a CDS encoding ABC transporter ATP-binding protein gives MPENYLIEVTNLTKRFAAFTAVDNISFNVKQGEIFGFLGANGAGKTTAIKMLSGLLNPSSGEAKVIGFDVKTQAEQIKKNIGYMSQRFSLYEDLTVFENMRFYGGIYGLRSKEINSKADDILNILNLINERNVLVKSLPLGWKQKLAFSISILHNPPLVFLDEPTGGVDPITRREFWELIMEASHRGTTIFVTTHYMDEAEYCNRVSIMVDGKIEALGAPLELRQQIGAPNMEAVFLSLARKSSRIEV, from the coding sequence GTGCCTGAAAATTATTTGATCGAAGTTACAAATCTAACTAAAAGATTTGCGGCATTTACAGCAGTTGATAATATCAGCTTTAATGTAAAGCAAGGTGAAATATTTGGATTTTTAGGGGCAAACGGAGCAGGGAAAACTACTGCGATTAAAATGTTATCTGGGTTATTAAATCCAAGTTCGGGGGAAGCAAAAGTTATTGGTTTTGATGTAAAGACACAGGCTGAGCAGATTAAAAAAAATATTGGCTACATGAGTCAACGGTTTTCGCTCTATGAAGACTTGACTGTTTTTGAGAACATGCGTTTTTACGGAGGAATTTATGGGTTGCGCTCGAAAGAAATTAATTCAAAGGCAGATGATATCTTAAATATCTTGAATCTGATAAATGAAAGAAATGTATTGGTAAAATCGCTTCCGCTTGGCTGGAAACAAAAACTGGCATTTTCAATTTCAATTTTACATAATCCACCACTTGTTTTTTTGGATGAACCGACCGGTGGGGTGGATCCAATTACACGACGTGAATTTTGGGAGCTAATTATGGAAGCTTCTCATAGAGGTACAACCATATTTGTCACTACGCATTATATGGACGAAGCCGAGTATTGCAACCGGGTATCAATCATGGTTGATGGAAAAATAGAAGCATTGGGTGCCCCATTAGAATTGAGACAACAGATCGGCGCACCCAATATGGAGGCCGTTTTTTTAAGTCTCGCAAGAAAATCTAGTCGCATTGAAGTATGA
- a CDS encoding ABC transporter permease — MKQFWIFVNKEWLHILRDRRTLLILFGMPIAQILIFGFALSNEVKNSKIAILDHATDDVSHKLIERIEASKYFEIVHVLHSDSEIDPVFKQGLIRLVVVFPSSLSNDLHHQNDVRIQLISDASDPNVGTTLVNYMSSIIGDYQNELIALNKLPYTIKPEVRMIYNPQLKAAYNFVPGVMAMVLLLICSLMTSIAIVREKEMGTMEVLLVSPLRPALVIISKTIPYLVLSFINICSILLLSYFVLGVPVKGNLFLLLAEGILFIITSLSLGMFVSSVAATQTAAMFGTLVGLFMPTLMFSGFMFPVDNMPIPLQMLSNIIPSKWFFNIVKAIMIKGLGFSAIWKETLILFGMTCLLFIISIRKFDKRLAL; from the coding sequence ATGAAGCAGTTTTGGATATTTGTAAATAAGGAATGGCTTCACATCTTAAGAGATCGACGGACCTTATTGATTTTATTTGGAATGCCTATCGCTCAGATTTTGATTTTTGGATTTGCTCTTTCTAATGAAGTAAAAAACTCCAAAATAGCAATACTGGATCATGCAACTGACGATGTAAGCCATAAATTGATTGAGCGTATTGAGGCTAGTAAATATTTTGAAATAGTACATGTGCTCCACAGCGATTCTGAAATTGATCCTGTTTTTAAACAAGGGCTTATTCGGCTTGTAGTAGTTTTTCCTAGCTCGTTGAGTAATGACTTACATCATCAGAATGATGTTCGTATCCAATTGATTTCAGATGCTTCTGATCCAAATGTGGGAACTACCCTGGTTAATTACATGAGTTCAATAATTGGTGATTATCAAAATGAATTGATTGCACTCAATAAATTGCCTTATACAATAAAGCCTGAGGTGAGAATGATCTATAACCCTCAGTTAAAAGCGGCATATAATTTTGTGCCTGGAGTTATGGCTATGGTGCTTTTATTGATCTGTTCATTAATGACCTCTATTGCGATCGTCCGAGAGAAAGAAATGGGAACCATGGAAGTGTTGCTCGTTTCCCCTCTAAGACCAGCTTTGGTGATTATTTCTAAAACCATTCCTTACCTTGTATTGTCATTTATTAATATCTGTAGTATATTGCTATTGAGTTATTTTGTTTTAGGAGTTCCTGTAAAGGGAAATCTGTTTTTATTATTGGCTGAAGGAATCCTTTTTATTATTACCTCACTGTCATTAGGTATGTTTGTTTCTTCAGTTGCAGCTACTCAAACAGCGGCTATGTTTGGCACGTTGGTGGGATTATTTATGCCAACATTGATGTTTAGTGGATTTATGTTTCCAGTAGATAACATGCCAATACCATTACAAATGCTTTCAAATATAATTCCTTCAAAATGGTTTTTTAATATTGTAAAGGCGATTATGATAAAGGGTCTTGGTTTTTCAGCTATTTGGAAAGAGACGTTGATATTATTTGGAATGACCTGCCTTCTCTTTATAATTAGCATTCGAAAATTTGATAAGCGATTAGCCCTTTAA
- a CDS encoding TolC family protein: protein MVAQDIKISLDSCLILARRNYPQIKQLDLLVKTGEATVTILNKAWLPQVNVNAQASYQSDVTSFDINIPGFPTPNPPNKDQYKFYADIGQIVYDGGSISLQKKLTRANAKLEISKVETELYKLNDRVLQLYFGILLSQFHQKSLDLLEKDLVEQINKATVAFNAKTIAANTLYLIQAEKLKLDQRRIELNAQKIQLLQTLSIFINRNLEANAELLEPSNPVLSPVIQRPELQLVDQQIYLANLQWKFNRSKSIPKINLFGQFGYSNPALNFLKNEFQLYYLGGIKLNWNFSALYQYRSDYKVSILNKNLAELQRESFLFNTRLNLMQQNQEIQKYVQLLKSDKELIELRIKIKNASKSQYENGIITTSDYLRELNAEEQARTTEYIHKVQFLQAQYLFYYYSGINL from the coding sequence ATGGTTGCTCAGGATATTAAAATTAGTTTGGATTCCTGTCTTATTTTAGCTCGCCGAAATTATCCTCAAATTAAGCAGTTGGATCTCTTGGTCAAAACAGGAGAGGCGACGGTAACTATTCTAAACAAAGCCTGGCTGCCACAAGTTAATGTCAATGCCCAAGCTTCATACCAATCAGATGTTACAAGTTTTGATATCAATATTCCTGGATTTCCAACACCGAATCCACCTAATAAAGATCAATATAAGTTTTATGCTGATATTGGACAGATCGTTTATGATGGAGGTAGCATAAGTTTACAAAAAAAATTGACCCGGGCGAATGCAAAGCTCGAAATTAGTAAAGTTGAAACAGAGCTTTACAAATTAAACGATCGAGTTTTGCAATTATACTTTGGGATATTACTCAGCCAGTTCCATCAAAAGAGTTTGGATTTGCTTGAGAAAGACTTAGTCGAGCAAATTAATAAAGCTACAGTTGCTTTTAATGCAAAAACAATAGCTGCGAATACACTTTATTTAATTCAAGCAGAAAAATTGAAATTGGATCAGCGACGCATTGAGCTGAATGCACAAAAGATTCAACTGCTTCAAACCCTTAGTATTTTTATTAATAGAAATTTAGAAGCAAATGCTGAATTGCTTGAACCATCGAACCCAGTATTAAGTCCGGTTATTCAGAGACCTGAGTTACAGCTGGTGGATCAACAAATTTATTTGGCAAATTTGCAATGGAAGTTTAATCGATCGAAATCAATTCCTAAAATAAATTTATTTGGTCAATTTGGATACTCCAACCCTGCATTAAATTTTTTAAAAAATGAGTTCCAACTCTATTACTTAGGTGGAATTAAATTGAACTGGAATTTTTCTGCTTTGTATCAGTATCGAAGTGACTATAAAGTATCAATTTTAAATAAAAATTTGGCTGAATTGCAACGAGAAAGTTTTTTATTTAATACCAGACTCAATTTAATGCAGCAAAACCAGGAAATTCAAAAGTATGTCCAGCTTTTAAAATCTGATAAGGAGTTAATTGAATTGCGTATTAAAATTAAAAATGCCTCTAAATCACAATATGAGAATGGAATCATAACAACAAGTGATTATTTACGTGAATTGAATGCGGAAGAGCAAGCCAGAACTACAGAATATATTCATAAGGTTCAGTTTCTTCAAGCCCAATATTTGTTTTACTATTATTCAGGAATAAATTTATGA